Within the Populus trichocarpa isolate Nisqually-1 chromosome 14, P.trichocarpa_v4.1, whole genome shotgun sequence genome, the region AGACAGATTGTTATACCTGCTGCATAATTTGTGAGACCCACTTCAAGGCCGTAGCGGGGTAGCTCATGGGAATAGGCAGCTGCAACAACAATATCACCGGCCATGCTAGCATGTATGATTTGTGCAGTTATATCTTTGTTAGTCTAATATGGGTGTTAAGGTGAAAACATTAGAAAggggaataaataaataacctatTAGAACAAGATATCCAACAGCaatagcaaaaaaagaaaaaccgaaaacaaattgataatgtAAAATTAGAAACTGGATACAAATCGCATAACAAAACGGTATTTTGGAgtgttgtatttgtttttgtcctGGTTGATAAGACGTATCCTCGCCCTGTAGTCCGTCTTGCCCTCTGCACAATTCAAACAGATGTTATGTCAAGAAAGCAGCAGGCAAAAAGATGGAAATCCATCTGAAATAAGTGAAAAAACCACCTCGTCTTCTCTTGAATTTCACTTGAAAACGCTTGTAGTAAGCTCTCGACTTTTGGGCTTTGGCAAATGCCTGTTATAAGCAATCAACGTTATCACAGCCAAGACTTGATCACTTAACAAGCACTCAAAAACATTCTATTACATATACGTTTATATTGGTACACCATCGTTAAGAAAAGTTTCATGGTATCATCACAACAGTCGAGTAGGGAGAAGAATCTCAAAAGGAACAAAAATGAGCTCAACATGAATCAAATATAGAAAAACTTTACTATCTCGTTGTCAATAATCCATACACCATCCCCTAAAATACGACTTGAACAGCTTGTTTGCCAAACTTCAACTCGTTATACAATAACAATAATCACTCAACTGGGACTAGGCCAATTATTTCACTCCATCAGTTCAGTTTTTCTAGTACATGAAACCAGAGCAACAAGCCATGCTAAGCAAGAATAAATAGCAAACGATCTAAGatgaaagaataaagaaaaagcaaaaccGAGAATGAGATCTTTAGATAACAGCAAGGAAAGCAAGAAGAACGTTAAGATAGGTTGCTAAATCAAGGCATTGACTTACCATTGGTGATGCTCAGTGTAGCAGCAAAGTCTGCTtcggaggggaaaaaaaaaacgagggaGAAGGAGAGGTGCTGCTGCTAAAATACTAGTAAAACCCTAGTGTCTAAACGAGGCAAATCAACGGCCAcgatttgtttttgataaatcgGGTACGTCTTAGGGTTTCCAGTTTattgaaaacaacaaatcaatcCCTTGGTTATCACTTTATTTTCAACCGGGTTCcgaacaataactaaaaaaaattaatctcaaaaattaaaaattaattttttaaaacgcgtccagtatttttaaaaaaattaatttttttattaaaaattaaaattttttatatatattttaaattattttgacacgttaatctcaaaattatttttaaaaaataaaaaaatattattttaatttattacaacacgaaaaacactttaaaaagtaaccgcaaccacattcctaaataaaaaacctttcaccatcattattaattaattttagttgaaacttattattgttattattatcattattattatcactgctacgttaattcaaaaataaagataaaaggattttgatgatttctcctataatttatgttttagtgattaattttgttattaaatcaTCAATGCTTCATAGAATTAATATTATTGACGGATGTATCTAGATTGAAAGTTGTAATGAATACTGGTTTgcttttaataaaacaacaaaaatcaaaataaattagtacTTTCAGtagataaaaatgtttttcattttttaatcttaattttttactccattctcactttttatttttcattgagaaattaaaatacTTGTTCATTTCTTGAAATTTCTATGCATATTTCAATTCAGAAAACTACAAAATGTGTTTACACtatattgttttctatttaaagaaaaatagaaaaatgaaaatcatgttgtctattttttattgatttatctttatttagagaaaaaaaaattaacattgttaaattgaatgaaatggaagaataaacacaacaataataaaaatattttcacatttattaataatcaaatttgattgtattatataaattaagatacaaaaaaattaaaaaaacaaaaaaataatattcgaTTAGCTTTATCTACTAAATTTCACTGTGGTGATTGGGCTTGAATGTCTTTAGGTTTGATGCATCCTACAAAACCAATCCCTTGTCaatgaaaataacattttagTGTTTAAGTCAGTAATATACAAGGAGAAATAATAcactagaaaatagaaaatagtaTACGAGTGTAGAGGAAATTGTGTGTTCTATTTATTAATGAACTTGTTGTGTGGCTTGAATTTGTTATAGGTTTGAGTTCACCTGGAGTTTCTTACATGGTGACCAAcatattttatagattttagtCATGTTGTCTCACCTCATGAAGTGTGGCATCATAGGTAACTCATGGTGAGAAAAAAGTGGTGTTGCAGGTACCTTGGTGTGTAGAATTTATAAGTGCCTTGTGGTGGGTGAGTGGAGAACAATGAATATCATCGGTGGAGAGGTTGGTGCTTTTCATTGGTTTATAGTGTTCGTTATGCATTGGTAGAGAAGTGTGggcaaaaaataatcattagtaagaaaaaaatgatatttgataACTGTCAATGCTTTAGCACTAATTGTGGTCAGAGATGTGGCTAGGAGCTCATGAAAAGTTAGGTGATTGTGGATGGATCCCTTAGTGTTTCTTTTGGATGCCCTAGGCCTATTAAAAGATCGACAACAATTGAGAGATTTTTCTCTCTATAGATGGAAACAAAGGTGTTCTTATCTAGTCACGTTCACTTTTTCTATTCAAGTATGTTTTTTAATCACCTGTTTTATATTAAGAAGAGTCCGATCAGGGAGACTATACAatcattcttataaaaaataattgtagaCCCCACTAGTTAGGGCTTCAATGACAATGAGTTCAAGCAATTTTTTCATGCCAAGTATTTTCTCGTTAAACCTCCAAAGATTTACTTCGGTACTTTCATCTTTTTGTTATGTGACGGAAAAAGCTTAGTGACACTTTTTTTTACTGGTATGCTTATACTAAAACGAGAAATGAGTTTCACACATAAATCATGAAGGCCAATGATAAAGCCAACCTTAAGTTTATGATACCATATCCGAGCATATCCACAAAATATTGTCGGGAGAATTTCATACATAACATCACTGTTTTGCGTTACAAGctctaaaatatttatcaagttttatatgTACACTTTTAGGTCTATAAGACTATCATAGTTTTTCAAGTTAGCCTTCATGGAGACCTAATCTTTAAAGAGATTTTTGTGcaaatattaatgataatgtGTAGAATTTCCTACTTGGTGGAGGTGGCgatattcaattttaaaagcttgtGTAGTTACAAATCTCACCTTAGgtctaagtattttttttattaaaagcatATGAGCGAGATTCAAAATTAGATTGATGGCGCTAACCATTTATTAAGGAGCTTTccttataacaataataaatttttaggtGACTTGGAGTATAAATGTTCTTATACCTACTTGTTAGCACATTGATATGTTTTGTTCCTTCAAGGAATTAGAGTTGTCTTTGTGCATCTAGTGGTGCACATAATGGAGCTAGCTATTGTGTGTTTTCATCAAGTGAATAAAAAAGTGTGGAGTTGTTTTCTGTAcaactaaaataacattgttgAGTATGTTGATGAGTGAGTTGATAGAGATCTAGAAGAGCTAGAGACCTATATTGAATTGGATGTATCGAAATATCCATTTGTCATTGATTATTGTACTTTTCCAAAGAGACTTGTAgctaggggtgagtaaaaaaactgattaaaccgagaaaaccagaaaaaaataacaaaaaaaaccgaactatgaaaaaaaactgattaaaccaattagaattttgaaaaaaccgatcgGTTctataagtctgaaaccgaaaaaaccgaatctgaaccaaaaaaaccgagccaaactggtttgaaccggttttgttttaaaaaaactgaaccgaaactggtcggtttgaaccggtctcggttttttttttaaattttgatttggttactttttttttataaaaaccaaatcgaactgaaaatgatcaccctcTACTTATAGCTTTGAACATGATGAAgtagaataaaaaatcatatagattTAATGCTTCAGGATTTCATTGCTTTTCTAGTATATCtgaattacaaatttaataaattaacccatgttaatttaatatattattatgttaataatttttttaaaactcatattaaaacctttttatgttaatttttttttatatgattggtAAACATGAGAATTAACCAAGTTAATCACTATTCTGTACTAAACAAAGTTAAAGTATTGAAGCTGAAGGAGGGAAAGGCTTTTACtctttttaaccttaaaaaaaaaaaaacaaagagaatgaAGAGAGAATGAGCTAAATCAACAAAGCCATGGAAATGACAAACTTACTTGAAATTATGGTAGAGTTTgtgatttaaagtattttttatttagaaatatattgaaataatattttttttttaaaaaattatttttaaaatcagtacatcaaaatgatttgaaaacacatataaatttttttgtagcaaacaaaaaaaatcttgaaatttgaGGGAACGCCATTttaaccgcgttcccaaacggagTCGAAGACAATAAGTACAAGTGAGACAagataaaacatgaaataataataaaattatatctgGTAgtgatatataaaatatatatatatatatatatatatgtattacttaattgataaaaaaaaaacaaaacaaaatatgaatatttttatatattattattaaacttatatattaaaaaataataaatttagttataaAATCCAGATTAGCTcgataaataattcaaaactcaattatttttggatattattaatttgagatctaaatcaatttagatttaagaaaaaaaatttgaactgaTCTAATTTAGTTAAAAACTAGGGTTCATCTGTAATACGATAAACTCGGggtaaaattctaataaaaaaatcattgaatatttttaagatttttttttattaaaataaaatcaatttaatatttttaaaatttatttactaaCCCACCCTGTTATCAAGCCTTTGTTATTTCAACCATTTTGGAATGATAACCTTTACCTCCTTGGAAATACAAAAtgtccctctttttttttttttttattgttccagaGTTGAATCTTCTGAGCAGCTAACCAGTCACCAACGCCAAAAGTCAAGAGTGTTTGCAACAAAAGACacagaggagaggagaggagaggagctTCAGATTCCTTGGATCAAAACCTCTCCATCCATCCCATGAATCTTAACTAACTGAACAACAACGATAAAAAATCCATTACCACAACTGCCAACGCTGctgctcctcctcctcaagTTGTCAGATAATCAAAATGGGATTCCAGGAATGATAAAATTCTGATCATCAAACCGAGGATATGTCTCAATCTGACATCTCGTACAGGTAACTAAATCCTCCACTTCCTTCCATTTTCTCCTCTCCGCTCTTTGCCTCTGTTATCAATCCTGGTTCAtgtttttgttgacttttttttttttttaaatgaaatttcagTGTGTTTTATGTGCTTGTCATTAATCAaaagaattgatttgatttgaccGCTGAATACTACAAAGAATAATCACCAACattttgttcataaaaaatgttgaaatgaCAAAAGAATTTACTGGGGGTGGTCCTTTCAATCAACCAGATCCTGCTAAAGGGGAGTAAAACATATGTTCTATCTGTATGTTTCATTGATTCTGTTTTTCGATTATTGGTCGGTGAAGGAAGTGAAGGCAAATGattggatttatttattgacTTGCTTGGCATTTTTGTTAATACAactcttttgaaaaattaaggtCTTGGGTTGTTTGGGTTTGCATTAGATGATTAGCGAAATAACAACGTTGATCCGAGAATTGTCTGTCGGTTTTCTAGGCGTAAAACAAGGCAATCTGCAAGAATTAAGCTTCTGTTTGAGCTGCAAAGGTAAATTTTGTTAATGGTAACAATACAACAATACGGTGGTTCTTTCTTAGTCATATGGCGTGTGGACCAAGTTGGGGTTTTGTGTTGGGATCTTTGTTTGGGCTAATCCCCAATAAATTGCGTGTTCTTTTGTATAGTTTGAGGAATGTTAGTCAAGAAATGTTGTTTAAAGAAGTTGTGCAGTGGTGAATTATCTTGCTCAATTTTCATGTTGTTTGAGGGACTCGCTCAGTTAAATTGCTGTTTTAATCCCTTGCATCTCTTTTGTTATTTCATATCCTAAAAGCACAAACCCTCCTAATCATTCTTCAAGGGCATCAATATTAGTTTAGTTACTGGTCAAGAAGGCAGCAGCTATTCAATTTAGTCATGCTTAGCtgtcctttttttccctttcacttGACAAATTTTGGAATActtattaatttctttgattCAATGTTAATGATATCTAGCAGACTCATTTTTAAGGGTTGGATCTGGCATGGCTTTTTCTTTATCCAATAGCTTTTCTACCACCATTCTAGGCCTTGCCCCTCAATGCTGAAATCCCCAGCAGACCTCTTTTCTGACACTCTACATGTCATTCTTAAAATTTTGATGGATAAACTCAGCACTTGGGTTATCAGACATGTCAAGAAAATTGTGACAAAAATATGCCAACTAAAATGCATTTGAGAGTCAACATGTATTCTTTCTCTGTTGAATTCCTTCACTCTTCAATCTGCTTGGGGTCATAACTTGTTTCTCGTTATTTTTCCAGTCGTGAAATTCCTTTCAATGGTGCTTCCACTGATCCCCACCATCATCTCTCTTAGCCATTTGTACTTGCTGATATTCCAGGCTGCCAGGACTCATAACTTTTTGTCCGCCGATGTTCTTTTGTATCTCTGCAATCTTTTATCCATTCGAAGCTTCTAGCCCTGCAAACTTGCTCTCTTAGGTGTTATATCTTCTCTTTTTGTACAAATCCTGTTCTATCCAAAAAGCCAAAATGGTGTAGAATGTTAAAAATCTGAGCCTAATTGCTTGAGATATAAACAGCTTTGCAAATCAGCTTTCTTATCTATCCTAGCCTTCTCCTCCTCTTCATCAGTTTGGTGTTTGTTTATGTAGTGAATAttgtgattttatgtttttctgacGGTGCATTTATTGATGGTTTTTCTCCTTTGCAGCTGTGGCTCTTGTGGATACCCCTTGAATTTAACATCTTCCAATCGAATCACCTCCAACATAGGTTCTGGATATCAGAAATCTATAAAGAAAGGTTATATCTCCTTCCTTTCTGTTGATCTTAGTCGATTCACACAGGTTGATGAGGTAAACTGTCTTCCTGTGTCTTGGGGTCGTTATCATTCAAAAAGTAAACTTCTTTGTCGTAAATGTGGGGTTCACGTAGGCTATGGATATGGAGATTCGCCCGCTCTATGTGGTTTTGACTCTCCCAACTCATCAAGCTCAGcttataaaaaatttaccatAAAGATCCGAGCTCTACAGCCTTCAGAAGAGTGCTAACAAAGTCATCATGGAAGAACCTTTTAGCTGTCTTCTTACCCCCATCATGCACCTGCCCGATGATTGCCTGTCTATTGTTTTTCAGTTGCTTGGCTGTAGTTCTGATCGTGAATCATTTGGTTTGACTTGTCATTactgatttaatattttgttctgATCGTGAATCATTTGGTTTGACTTGTCATTACTggtttaatattcaaaatacacACCGTAGGTCCTTACAATTTCATTGTTCGTTGGCCTTCTTCCccaatgt harbors:
- the LOC112323293 gene encoding uncharacterized protein At4g08330, chloroplastic isoform X1, with the translated sequence MSQSDISYRRKTRQSARIKLLFELQSCGSCGYPLNLTSSNRITSNIGSGYQKSIKKGYISFLSVDLSRFTQVDEVNCLPVSWGRYHSKSKLLCRKCGVHVGYGYGDSPALCGFDSPNSSSSAYKKFTIKIRALQPSEEC
- the LOC112323293 gene encoding uncharacterized protein At4g08330, chloroplastic isoform X3 → MSQSDISYRRKTRQSARIKLLFELQSCGSCGYPLNLTSSNRITSNIGSGYQKSIKKGLMEMKSIAAIAKGCPLLEE
- the LOC112323293 gene encoding uncharacterized protein LOC112323293 isoform X2 — its product is MSQSDISYRRKTRQSARIKLLFELQSCGSCGYPLNLTSSNRITSNIGSGYQKSIKKGYGYGDSPALCGFDSPNSSSSAYKKFTIKIRALQPSEEC